GTTGGTCAAGACGGTCCAGTCCAGGTTGCTGGCGTAGCAGTGCCATGCAACGGCAGAGACGTAGTCAGAGGCAATGCCCAAGACCTGCTCAGGGAAATCGGGCACGTCTACAAGATTTTTTGTTAGTCAattaagagaaaagaaacgtTTTTTTGCTTTATTAGAGACGTTTATCAGTAAGAGATACATACCGGTGTTGTGGTCGTAAGCCCAAACCTCGGTGCTGAGGCCAGCATTCTTCAACGCAGGGCCGACGTAGTTCTGGATGAGGTCTCCCTGCTCGTACGAGAACATGTACATAGTGGGATAGCCAGCCTGGCTGTTCAGGGGCTCGTTCTGGATGGTGATGGCATCGATGGTCGCGCCGTGAGACTCGTAAGCCTGGATGTACTTGACAAAGTACTCAGCAAAGGAACTGGAGTACTGAGCACCGTTGTTGGTCAAGTAGCCATCGTTcaggttgttgttgttggtgttgccgTCAATGGCGTTGTTGAGCTTCATCCAAGCGGGAGCGCTCCAGGGAGATCCAAAGATCTTCAAGTTGGAGTTGAGGCCCTTCATCTGAGCCAGCATCTGAGCCATGGCAGTACCACGGTCACCGAGGTTGAAGCCAGTCATGCCGGTATCAGCGTTGCCTCCATTGTCGTCGTAAGTGTAGGCCGGGTCGGCAGACAAGTCGGAAGCACCAATGGTGTGTCGCATGAGAGAGAAGCTAGCACCAGCACCGGTCATGAGCTCGTTaagcagctggctgagaGTGCTGGCAGACAGCTCGTTGAAGGAAGCGACGGTGGCATCAGTAACAGCAGCACCGAAGCCGGTGATCTTCTGCTTGTAACCGGAGCTTGTGTCGTCAATGCTCAAGTTCCAGGTAGACTCTGAGCCAGGAGATCCAGCGCCTTGAACTGGGGCAGCAATCGAGGTAAGCTTGTAGTTACCGGCCGAGTTGGAGGCATAGGCAGTGGCGCCGGCCGCACGAGGGCTGTGCTGAGCGGCAGGCTCTGGAAGAGCAGCGCTGATGGCCACCTGGCCGGCGAgagaggcaaagagagaggcacGCATTGTTCTTTGTCTGTTGTTGGATATTCTTGAGTTGCCTTGAGCTAGAGTTCACAACTTTGAGGAGCTTGGGCTGCCGATCTCCAAGTTTTCTCTTCGAACTTCAACGTCTTCTTATAAGACTCTCGGCCGATACCCCCCTCAACTCCCTTTACCAGTTCAATCCCCCAGCTCATCCCCATCTCTTCCATGAAGCGATCATCCTGACCCAGAAAATCACAATCACCATCCTCATTTGTCCTAGCATGTTCATCAACAAGGAAGATGAATATTCCACGTCTACGTATTCACGGGCAAATGAGTTAGTTCATCCGCAACGGCGGAGCCGCAACTCACCTGCCAAGCCAATGGGCAGGCTAAATTCCCAGTAAAACGGTCCATTTACGATTTCTCCAGAGTATGCTACTGCACAGCTACGCAAAGCAAACCTGCCTTTTAGATCTCCTATTTTAGGGGCGCTGTCAATGCCTGCTCCCCGTAATGGGTGCCGAAATACCCGTCCACAGGGATGCCGAACTTCCGTAGTAGACCGTTTTGAATTGGCACAGCTGCCCCGTTCATAATAGGCCCGAAGTTGACTCTAAATCACTATACGTCTTTATATGAGCTGCAGCGCCTAGAAGCTACGTTGTATCACGATGACGGTGCCGTTGGGCATATTACTGGATGATCTTTGGAAGATTTAGGAAAGAGACATTGTTGAAAGAGCACACGATCAAGTTCGATTCGGGCCATGGCATCGGCGACAAATGCATCAACAGCATAGTGGGGCCAGCGATTCAGTGGGATCCATCTGACAACGCTGCCTGTTTCAGAAACATACGTCCAATCGTGAAAACGCCAACGGATACCTGATTAGAAGAATGCAATCTAATTGACGGAAAAGCTGCCGTGCCCCTTGTCTGATCCTTCGGCTTCGTCCATTGTTAAGGCCTAGATTCCGCGAGGCTCAAAGTTGTCGAGTACCTACTATAAACGACTGTGAGGCAGCACCATAGTAGACGACAATACTAATAGGAGTGCTAGCAGGAATGAGCATTTCGCATCCAATATGTTTTGTACATAGCAAAACACTTCATAAATACATGTCCTAGACTATCATTTCATGCCCCATCGTGTCATTATACACCCTACTGTGTATAAGCTGACTTACATATGTGCAAATTCCTTCTCCCAAGGGCAGAAACCCCTCCCACAAACGAGCGCCAGCCAGGGCACATGGCCCCTAGGAGCAACAGACGTGGTTGGCTGCTTTCACCGGAGATTTAAGGTTATCCAAATATAGCTAATAGAAACAGAATCCTACTGGCACAGCGGGATGCAACTCCTAGCACATAGGGTGGATAAGGACGCAGTCGCCCTTTGTCAATCTTTATACCTTGGCAGTGGTGATCCGGCGTGTGCCATTTCTTCAGCGcccgcaaagaagaaagggttTTCTAATCGAAGATTGTATTATAGATCCAGCGTTACATGCCCGCTGGCGATCAATAAGCGCTCACGGCTTTGGATAGGGAAGGGGCGCAGGCACGCACCAATAGATACTTGACCTATCATCTTACTACTTCTGGTGAGTAGTTGGATGTTTGTTTATCATTTCGGGTGGAGAACAGCTTTTTGCGCGCCCCCTGTGCCTTGAATGTAAAAGCTTCTCCGTATCCTCAACGGCTTCAGACTCACAATCCTATTCATGTCATCACTGGGGCTTCCTGATACTTCAGGGTAATGATCGACCACGTTGCAGCCTGGTATCTCAGTGCTGACGCATAAGCCATGGTGCCAAACAAGCTCTCCTTCCATATCAGACATCAGAGTTTTCTTGAAGAAAATTCTACCTGGCCAGGAAGCCTATCAAACAGGCACGAACATTGCGTCACTGCCCCTGGTGATGCTGGGCTACTGATAGCCTAATACGAAGATGAAAGAGCCTGGTACTCATCACATCATGTGATGATGGCCTTATTCATGATATTTGCTATCTGAGCCCTTTTGCCGCACATGTAGCTTAGTTACCAATAGTCTATCGGCATgtcctcttttccttcttcaaccgCACTATTCGCATTGCCTAATTCTGGCAGGTCATAATCTAGGTTATTACCCTGAATCAAGACAAAAAGCGCACAGGCCACCTGCTGATAGCACTTGGAGTCGGagaataaaatactattccTCTGCTTACTCATGTATTTAATGGTGAATATCAATTGATCCCAGTCAGTTTATTAGCTGCCTTGTCTCTCGGTCTAAGTTATCTCCAGGtacaagtataataataatacacaTTGGTCTCCAGATAGTACTGCAACGGTTCAACTACAACGGAATCCTACAGCAATGTCAGTTACGTCGCTCGGAACACGGCATCAGCATGGTACCCATTCTTTATTCTCTAttggaggaaaaaaaattatcgAAAGATTTACCACGTGCAGTCAACGCCGCGAATTGACCACGCTGTTTCCAAAATAAGAGAGACATACCACCAGGGTTGTGTTAGTAGTATGAGAAGACGTCCTACGGTGGGGTTCCTAATTAATTTTACCTTACGGAGTACATCAATCGGCAGATCCTTCATATTATTGAAACTCAGTATACGCGCTTTTCTGTATTTCAAGCTTAATGTATTCATAtttaattgcttttttataaataaataatacctCTCAAAAATAACTACCAAACAAAGAGATTCAATGTTATTACTTCTAAGATGCCTACTCTATAAGCTGAGATTACAACTCCTCGACGACGCAGCAGTCTGCGGTACTTACAATCTCTTAACAGAACAAGGGAAGAGTAAATGGCAGACAGACAAACAGACATTACCGTCTTAGTCCACACCTTACTCAGTGCTCCGTAGCTTGACTCACTTTCCCTGTTGTTGGTTTCCTTAGCCGCTCTCTTAAGCTCTCAGCGCTCCATGACCTTCTATCAACACAATTCCAATCTGGGCAGGTCGATGAGAGCACCCCGGACAACCTCAGCGTAAATAAAGCTCAGCGCGTCTTGGTTCTGTATAAAGCCAATTACTCGTTCCTATTTAGGCGATCTTATCCACTTCACGAAAGAGCCACAAGCTCAGTTGTTGGGAAGTCTACGAAGTAATTGCACGCCGAATACTATTTTCCCCAGGCAGCGGCCCCAGCGCCAACCAGTGTCCATTAACAAAGCCGGAAGCTCATGCGCCTTTTGCGGATAGCCTGCTGGACCGCGCGGTTCAAGTGCGGGCCACGGCTGCGGTTTTGCTGTTAGGTCCGAAGTGCGAGTGGACCTACTATACGGAGGTTCTCCCCCATGGCAGAATTGCGCCAACCATGGCCATTCATCTTTCGCTTTTGCATCCTTGCCGCGACGATGCTAGTGCAGTAATGCCCTTCTCATTCCCGGTTTTTGTATAGTAGCGCCGCAGGCTGAGAAGCAGCTCCCCGAGAATGTGGAAGGTGAACCGCCGATCACAACATGAAGAAgccagagagagaaaaagcccCAAGGAAATCTGGAAGCGAGAAGACGTAACAGTGGCAAGGAGGTTTGCGCTGTTGGAGGCAATCCAGAACAAATTGCCCCTGGCGCCACGATAGATAGTACCGGAGGCCGTTGTGGGCCGGCGCTGCGTTCCATGGGGAGTGGCGTTTCTAGATTAATATCGCAGCGGGTGCTGTGGCGTTCGTAATGTAATGAATGTCCAGCCGACCATGGTGCAGTTGATGCCGCGGAGAATCAACCCAACGCACCGCGTGGTTTCGGCGGCCGCTTGAAGACGCGAGCACTTTGTAGTCTATGGGCTGGTGTCCGTGGAAAACGCCAAAAGAGAACCAACTTCCGGAGCCGTACCGAGCACGTGGGACATGGCGTGGCAGCACTCAGGCTCTCCCTCGTGCATCAAGGCACCTCCTTCGCTGGCCTTGGTTCatgcagccgctgctgcgGAACTCAGAAGCGCTAATGCAGAGATGCCTTATGACGCCAAGGGGGGTATAAACCTGTCTTTCAACCAGTTGAGAGTTTGAGATTCCATGGTATGGTGTTGAGGCAATGTCCGGGTTGAATTTCTATTCTTATTGGCCGCAATCTGTAAACCATGcgagctgttttttttttttcttctttttttttttaatcattTAAGTTCCACCAAGCACTCCATCTCGTTCTAGAGATTATGAGAGAAGGAACAAAGGTGGAATGACACTGTACCATTTGCGACATAATTTCCTTCCAAAATCCTCGCCGTAGGCAGATGCCCCTTTTTGTCAACAAGCGGCTAAACCAATAACCGAATAGTAGTCCTTCAGTTTTCGGCCGCTTTTCAGGGCACCACTCAGTTGGCCCATTGAGGCGCAAAAAAATTGGCACCAAGGTGAAACCGAATGCAAAGTCCGTGGAAAAAGCTGGAGAGAAGCTAATGCCGGCTTCTATGCCGCTGTCCGCCGGTTCTCTCGACGAGGCTCTGGATACCTTCTGAAAGGCGGTCTAAGTGGATGTAGGACATACTTCGTACATCCCTCATAATACCATTATCGCAGGGCAATGGTTGGCCTCGCAGTCATCTCCTGTCGAGCTAGAACAGGGGTGTAAGCCACTCTGCTTTGACCCGGGAAACCCGGGTAACGGCGTGGTTACAGCCTTTGCATTGCAGTCTTCCAACAGCCTGTGTTCGATTGGACGAGTGCGCTATGGTTTGATAGCTTCTAACAAAAGGCCGCCACATCTCCGAACTAATCGCGAACTGGCTCCAAGTTCACGGCCGAAAAATGGCCCAGCCCACGGCGGCTCGTCGCCCACTCCATTCCATCTTTCTATGGTCGTGGAGCCCCAGAGCTAAAGAATCTGGGGAAACAGGGGTAGCATCACGATGGTGTACGAGAGCGCTACCACAGACCGCCCACACCCAGGGTTCCTGGTCAGCAGGCGACTGAGCCCGATTGAGGTTCACAGTCCGGGGAGTCGCCAAAGAATTGGCCGGGGGTCCCCCTCCCCCCGGCATAGAGAGTTGGGGTAAACCGAGGAGCTTGCGTAGATTGGAGATTTTTGGGGTCATCACGTAGGGAGATTTTTATAGGCCAAGCTCTCCATGTAAGTGGCATCATAGGGCTGTTGAGTTTGAGACATTGAATGAATAGCAAGCACAAAGTTTTAGGCGGCTAGCCGTGAGAAATAAGCCTCTGCATTGACTCGTGTTCGGCAGCGTGAGCACAGGGGACACTACCAGTGCCAGCATCTGGGATCCTTGGAGAAAACCAATGTGCAAATCTACCCGGGCTGCTGGGaagggaaacaaagaaaaaaaaaacatcagaGTCCTTGCATAtcgtaaagaagaagaagccattcCATTCAATCACATGGGCGGCCTCCCACGCACAGGACTAGCGTGCATATGTGCAATCCTGGCGATGCGGGAAACTATTAGAACGTGTTATAACACCACGAAAAGGAATTAGCCCTCGCTGTCTTCACTAAACGGATGGATCCGGACGAAATTCGTGCTCCAGTTTCAGGGTTGAGCGAAGATGGGAAATCCCAAGCCTCCATATTGTTTGTGACTCAAGGTGCATCCCTAGGCTGCTAGCAGCATGTCGGTCAGTTAACGTGCATGAGAGACGGGCGAATCAGCGAATGGCAGAGCCGCTATGCCGACATCCATTCCGAGGATTGATGCATCAGTTGCGACTCTCTAACCGGTAACGAAGCTGTGGGCCCTGGAGACCTTGGTGCACCTGACCTCGTTTGATATGGGTCCAGGAACAGCCTGTGATGAAGGGTCTGGAAACGCTGCTTGATCAGCAAGGCCTTGCCAGCCCAGTAATAGGATGGCTGATCAAATCACAGAAGCTTGGTTGGGGCTGGAAGGTCTTTGCTTCCTTCGCCAAAAAGTGACGTGATGGTGCGTTTCTTTGCTGCAGTACCGTAGCTCTTCTGGATTATGGATCGCAGGAGCAGGTTCTGTTTGCATGCTAAGCgaattttcctttttttctttttcttttttcatttgcTCGTCATTTTCCCTGGGTTTGCTTTCGGTATTTCTGGAACTGCATCATTTCAAGTATATGGCGTTTGGCGGCTGGCGTATTAGTGTTGAAGCCGGCGTTGCTGTAAACTTACACCGCGATAGCTCAATCCTTCCTAGATCGGTTAGCAAGGGATGGAATGGCAGCAAGCGATTCTTGCGCCGTCTAAACGGCTATAACAGACATATGCTGCTATTTCGTGGTCTACTAGTACAGCACGCTCCATTCCGTCATACGGCCTAGTTCCATAACGGATCATTGTCCAGAGACCCCTCGATGGTGTCTTGCCTGGCTGCATAGCCGTCAGAAGcatgcgtgtgtgtgtgtgtgactGTGCCAGTAGCACTGTAGTCGATCACAGCGTGGAGACCCACGTACGATAGAGAGCTCGCCGCTCGCTCCTAGTTACCAGGAACGGGTTCTCAGGTACCAGAACTAAGgcggcagcttctccaaATATTGACTCACAGCCTTGCCTGACGGCATTACTCGATATCGGAGCAGATATTCGAGACAAAGAGTGTGCTGGAGATGGTTATGTTGAAGTGTGAGCGCATTGTCGCGATGAAGCGAGACAATTCGTGAACCGAGCTACGTGATCCTCCCTATGATCAACGGGCAATCCGCTTGATTCTCACAGACTAATCTTCAGGCACAAACGAGCTTCGCCGATCTGGTGCAGAAGCTATCGGAGCCTAAGGCATGGGTAGAAACCGCAATTGTTTCTAGAACGTATGGAATAATGAATGCCAGGTCAGGAGAGCACTGTTGTCTTGATATCGGAAGGATCGAGGTAAATTGTTCATCCACTGAATTGGCAAGGCGAGTGCCAGACCAAATGGCTGCGAGTGTCACGTATCGAGTCAACGCAATATGCAGTGTTCAGGCTTGATGAAAAATCGACTCGGGCTCATCTCGAGGTTTGAACTCTTCTGCAGATGCGGCTCAATGGCGAGGCGCAATAGGAAATTACTGTCGAGGATTTCGATTCTGGGAACCGACGTACAGGGAGTGTGAGAGAAGGTGGCTGATTCTGTCCGTCATCGTAGCGCAATTAATtgcagatgagatgagaagaaTGATCATTGCATCTCGAAGCAATCAGCTCCAGCCTTGTGGACTTGGTTTCTTCTAACGCTTGTTAATCGAGCAAGCAGCCGTCTTTGTGTTCCTTGACGCAGCCACGCCACCAACATACGACATGGAGTAACTCGAAGCTCGCAGCCAAGAGAAGCTATGCAGGAATATGCACGAAGCATTGGCTCCATAGGATTACCATGTGATGAAGAGGGACGCAACACCTTGCCAGCAGATGGTCTTTATTTGGGCAATCCTGCGTCCTGCTCGGGCACTCCGTGCATGCCAATAGACCTCAATAGCTCGGCGAGAGCCAGATGGATAGATTAACAGCCACCCACGCTGCGGTTGGGCCGCGGCATCGTTGCCCACTGCAAGCTTTCGCTTCCTTCTAGGGGCGCGCCTCATGCAATGCACGAGGCCACAGGCCGCAGATGGGCTCTCCAGACAACGTCGCATTGATCAGGAGTTGGAGATGGGGAAGCAAacacagccacagcagcaatggaTCCGCGAACGCAGCAGCTCTCGAAACGAGGCCAGAGTGCCGGCTGTGGTGGGACCGGCGAAGATCATTTCATGTACATATGCAAGTAAATAAGGTAAGGCAGGGCAAGATATGCCTGGGTTAAGCGAGTTGTTGGCGGTGGTATCAATGTTGGGTACGATATGTACAGAGCTGTAGGCG
The Trichoderma asperellum chromosome 7, complete sequence DNA segment above includes these coding regions:
- the ENDO1,6BETADGLUCANASE gene encoding Endo-1,6-beta-D-glucanase BGN16.3 (CAZy:GH30~SECRETED:SignalP(1-25)) — protein: MRASLFASLAGQVAISAALPEPAAQHSPRAAGATAYASNSAGNYKLTSIAAPVQGAGSPGSESTWNLSIDDTSSGYKQKITGFGAAVTDATVASFNELSASTLSQLLNELMTGAGASFSLMRHTIGASDLSADPAYTYDDNGGNADTGMTGFNLGDRGTAMAQMLAQMKGLNSNLKIFGSPWSAPAWMKLNNAIDGNTNNNNLNDGYLTNNGAQYSSSFAEYFVKYIQAYESHGATIDAITIQNEPLNSQAGYPTMYMFSYEQGDLIQNYVGPALKNAGLSTEVWAYDHNTDVPDFPEQVLGIASDYVSAVAWHCYASNLDWTVLTNFKNQFPNVEQYMTECWTPSTGAWNQASSFTIGPLQNWASGVAAWTLGTTAQDGPHLSEGGCATCTGLVTINNGQYTFQTAYYMMAQYSKFIPVGATVLSGTGSYTYSGSGGIQSVASLNPDGTRTVVIENTFGNDIYIHLTTQSGQEWSGNVPTESVTTWVLPAV